In Stenotrophomonas sp. ESTM1D_MKCIP4_1, a single genomic region encodes these proteins:
- a CDS encoding ComF family protein, which produces MPIQGIRNALARTASAALQVLLPLRCLVCDDPGHDGLDLCAACLADLPWSGRACLRCALPLPDSALPVCGTCREEPPPQAATHASLLYLPPVDQLLVRYKFHQDLAAGRLLAQLMQRQPPPWACPLLVPVPLHPRRLRQRGYDQAGELCRLLRQPVWRGLYRRRHTAPQSERSAEQRRDNLFDAFDVRGAVPPRLTVVDDVMTTGSTVMEVAETLRLVGASEVRVWVCARVP; this is translated from the coding sequence ATGCCGATACAGGGAATCCGGAACGCACTGGCTCGCACCGCTTCAGCGGCCCTGCAGGTGCTGCTGCCGCTGCGCTGTCTGGTCTGCGATGACCCCGGCCACGATGGCCTGGATCTGTGTGCCGCCTGCCTGGCGGATCTTCCCTGGTCCGGGCGTGCATGCCTGCGCTGTGCACTGCCATTGCCGGACAGCGCGCTGCCGGTCTGTGGCACCTGCCGCGAGGAACCACCACCGCAGGCCGCCACCCATGCCAGCCTGTTGTACCTGCCGCCGGTTGACCAGTTGCTGGTGCGCTACAAGTTCCACCAGGACCTGGCGGCCGGACGGCTGCTGGCGCAGTTGATGCAGCGGCAGCCGCCGCCATGGGCCTGCCCGCTGCTGGTACCGGTGCCGTTGCATCCGCGCCGGCTGCGGCAACGCGGCTACGACCAGGCCGGTGAACTGTGCCGTCTGCTGCGGCAGCCGGTGTGGCGCGGCCTGTACCGCCGCCGGCACACCGCACCGCAGTCGGAGCGCAGCGCTGAACAACGCCGCGACAACCTGTTCGATGCCTTCGATGTGCGTGGTGCGGTACCGCCGCGACTGACCGTGGTGGACGACGTGATGACCACCGGCAGCACGGTGATGGAAGTGGCGGAGACGCTGCGCTTGGTGGGGGCAAGCGAAGTGCGCGTGTGGGTGTGCGCGCGGGTGCCGTGA
- a CDS encoding DNA-3-methyladenine glycosylase — translation MLPRDFYRRHPTAVAPALLNKLIVRDDGRAARIVEVEAYAGSEDPAAHSYRGQTARNATMFGEAGHLYVYFTYGMHWGSNAVCGEVGEGVGVLLRAAEPVAGVGAMQAARPAARRERDLASGPGKLSQAFGITRDLDGADLVAADRGIVIVCDGTLPPESPVVGPRIGISRAIDFPWRWHVPDHPHVSVGPRRR, via the coding sequence GTGCTGCCTCGCGACTTCTATCGCCGCCACCCCACGGCGGTCGCACCCGCGCTGCTGAACAAGCTGATCGTGCGCGATGACGGTCGCGCCGCGCGCATCGTGGAAGTGGAGGCGTACGCAGGCAGCGAGGACCCCGCCGCGCATTCCTACCGGGGGCAGACCGCCCGCAATGCCACCATGTTCGGCGAAGCCGGCCACCTGTATGTGTATTTCACCTACGGCATGCACTGGGGCAGCAACGCGGTCTGTGGCGAGGTTGGCGAAGGGGTGGGCGTGCTGCTGCGGGCGGCCGAACCAGTCGCCGGGGTGGGCGCCATGCAGGCGGCACGGCCTGCCGCCAGGCGCGAACGCGATCTGGCCAGCGGCCCCGGCAAGCTGTCCCAGGCGTTCGGCATCACCCGCGATCTGGATGGAGCCGATCTGGTGGCCGCTGACCGTGGCATCGTCATCGTCTGTGATGGCACGCTGCCGCCGGAATCACCCGTGGTCGGGCCACGCATCGGCATCAGCCGCGCAATCGATTTCCCATGGCGATGGCATGTGCCGGACCATCCGCATGTGTCGGTGGGGCCGCGCAGACGCTAG
- a CDS encoding LysR family transcriptional regulator, giving the protein MNQLHAIRAFARVVEAGSFTRAADSLDMPTTSLSKLVRELEAHLGVRLLQRTTRRVAVTAEGQAYYEKAGRLLRDLEDVDASFSAARGTPRGLLRVDIGGSTARDVLIPVLPDFMARYPDIRIELGVSDRTVNLISENVDCVIRGGALDDSSLVARHLGNAHLITCASPRYLKAHGVPAYPEELRNGHRLVSYLLPSNGRAVPFRFRGEDGAFEIKAEHRIGINESNAHLAAAIAGMGLVQTFSYAAGAALRSKALVEVLQPWRPAPYPFHVVYPNNRHVTPRLRVFIDWLGEVLPPLLAGAA; this is encoded by the coding sequence ATGAACCAGCTCCACGCCATCCGTGCTTTCGCCCGTGTCGTCGAGGCGGGCAGCTTCACCCGTGCCGCCGATTCGCTGGACATGCCGACCACCTCGCTGAGCAAGCTGGTGCGCGAGCTGGAAGCTCACCTGGGCGTGCGGCTGCTGCAGCGGACCACGCGGCGCGTGGCGGTCACCGCCGAAGGCCAGGCCTACTACGAAAAAGCCGGTCGCCTGCTGCGCGACCTGGAAGACGTCGATGCCTCCTTCAGCGCCGCACGCGGGACGCCGCGCGGCCTGCTTCGCGTGGATATCGGCGGCTCCACCGCGCGCGATGTGCTTATTCCCGTGCTGCCCGACTTCATGGCCCGCTACCCGGACATACGCATCGAACTGGGCGTGTCCGACCGCACGGTGAACCTGATCAGCGAGAACGTGGACTGCGTGATCCGCGGCGGCGCGCTGGATGATTCCTCGCTGGTGGCACGCCACCTGGGCAATGCGCATCTGATCACCTGTGCCAGCCCGCGTTACCTGAAGGCGCATGGTGTGCCGGCCTATCCCGAAGAGCTGCGCAACGGCCATCGACTGGTCAGCTATCTGTTGCCGTCGAACGGCCGCGCCGTACCGTTCCGCTTTCGCGGCGAAGACGGCGCGTTCGAGATCAAGGCCGAGCACCGCATCGGCATCAATGAAAGCAACGCACATCTGGCGGCGGCCATCGCCGGCATGGGCCTGGTGCAGACTTTCAGCTACGCCGCAGGTGCTGCGCTGCGCAGCAAGGCGCTGGTGGAGGTCCTGCAACCGTGGCGGCCGGCGCCGTACCCGTTCCATGTGGTGTACCCGAACAACCGCCATGTGACGCCGCGGCTGCGGGTGTTCATTGACTGGCTGGGCGAGGTGCTGCCGCCGTTGCTGGCGGGTGCGGCCTAG
- a CDS encoding glucose 1-dehydrogenase: MSTDFNGKIALVTGGTTGIGLATAQHLANLGAKVFITGRRQPELDAAVAAIGAQATGIRADAAQPSDLDAVYAQIARQAGRLDILFANAGGGDMLPLGAITEEHFDRIFATNVRGVLFTVQKALPLLVDGASVILTGSTVSIQGTANFSVYSASKAAVRNFARSWALDLKERRIRVNVVSPGPIRTPGLGDLVPDEARQGLFDHLAAQVPLARLGEPQEIANAVAFLASDAASFVNGIEFFVDGGMAQV; encoded by the coding sequence ATGAGCACTGATTTCAACGGCAAGATCGCCCTCGTCACCGGCGGCACCACCGGCATCGGCCTGGCCACCGCGCAGCACCTGGCCAACCTCGGCGCCAAGGTCTTCATCACCGGCCGTCGCCAGCCGGAACTGGACGCTGCCGTCGCCGCCATCGGCGCGCAGGCCACCGGCATCCGCGCCGATGCCGCGCAGCCCAGCGACCTGGACGCGGTCTACGCGCAGATCGCCCGCCAGGCCGGCCGCCTGGACATCCTGTTCGCCAATGCCGGCGGCGGTGACATGCTGCCGCTGGGTGCCATCACCGAAGAACACTTCGACCGCATCTTCGCCACCAATGTGCGCGGCGTGCTGTTCACCGTGCAGAAGGCGCTGCCGCTGCTGGTTGATGGCGCCTCGGTCATCCTCACCGGCTCGACGGTCTCGATCCAGGGCACGGCCAACTTCAGCGTATACAGCGCCAGCAAGGCCGCCGTGCGCAACTTCGCGCGCTCGTGGGCGCTGGACCTGAAGGAGCGCCGCATCCGGGTGAACGTGGTCAGCCCCGGCCCGATCCGCACGCCGGGCCTGGGCGATCTGGTCCCTGATGAAGCGCGCCAGGGCCTGTTCGATCACCTCGCCGCGCAGGTGCCGCTGGCCCGCCTCGGCGAACCGCAGGAAATAGCCAACGCGGTGGCCTTCCTGGCCTCGGATGCGGCCAGCTTCGTCAACGGCATCGAGTTCTTCGTCGACGGCGGCATGGCCCAGGTGTGA
- a CDS encoding CbrC family protein, which yields MDLPRFTYHPDPIATGSVIAADTACVCCAEARGYVYTGPVYAEEEYEQEICPWCIADGSAHERLGATFSDEEGVGGGGEWDEVDEDIIDEIAQRTPGFSGWQQEQWWTHCGDAAQFIGRAGRAELEAHGEQAVVAIQDSTGLEDGPQWQHFLAALDKDGSPTAYLFRCRHCGAVGGYQDCD from the coding sequence ATGGATCTGCCCCGCTTCACCTACCACCCGGACCCCATCGCCACCGGCAGCGTGATCGCTGCTGATACGGCCTGCGTGTGCTGCGCGGAGGCGCGCGGCTACGTCTATACGGGGCCGGTCTATGCCGAAGAGGAGTACGAGCAGGAGATCTGCCCCTGGTGCATCGCCGATGGCTCTGCACATGAGCGACTCGGTGCCACCTTCAGCGATGAGGAAGGCGTGGGTGGGGGCGGCGAGTGGGATGAGGTCGACGAAGACATCATCGACGAGATCGCGCAGCGCACCCCCGGCTTCAGCGGCTGGCAGCAGGAACAGTGGTGGACGCACTGCGGTGATGCCGCGCAGTTCATCGGCCGCGCCGGTCGCGCTGAACTGGAAGCCCACGGCGAGCAGGCCGTAGTGGCCATCCAGGACAGCACCGGGCTGGAGGATGGACCGCAGTGGCAGCACTTCCTGGCCGCATTGGACAAGGACGGATCACCGACGGCTTATCTGTTCCGCTGCAGGCACTGCGGTGCAGTGGGCGGTTACCAGGACTGCGACTGA